Within Mucilaginibacter inviolabilis, the genomic segment ATCAAAGCCTGACCAATGAAAAACTTATCAGAAACGCAATTAAGATCTATTCAATCCATCGTGCATGTAGTCGAAGAAAAGCTGCGCGATATGGAAGCGCTCGTCTACTTTACTTTGGAGCATCCGGAAAAAGGTATACAGGTTACTTTAGAACATGACCTTACCGCCGAGGAACTGATGCAATTCCAGCATAAAGCGATTGAGATCAAACAAACCCTGCAAAAAATAAAAGACACTTACGGCTTTAACAGCGAAAAGGCCAGTTTGAAACGCCTGATCAGCACCAAAGCGGCCTTTATGTGGGAGGATATAACAGGTTCAAGTTTCGATAGCTTGAAGGGACACGGTGCAGTAGATGAAAGATTGCGAGGTGAATATGAAAGCCTTTTTGACCGTCTGACAAAACTAAGTGACGAATTTATTAGCAAACAAAAATCATAACCTATGGAAATTAAAACATTAAAAGCAAGGGAAGTACTCGACTCCCGCGGTAACCCGACGGTCGAAGTCGAAATTGAATTAACGGATGGTGCAAAAGCCAGGGGCATTTCACCATCTGGCGCCAGCACCGGCGAAAAGGAAGCCGTTGAACTCCGTGATAACGATACTAAACGCTACAACGGCAAAGGGGTTGAGACAGCGGTAAATCAACTTAATCAGGAGGTAGCCCTCGAAGCAACTGCTGTACGTTTGGAAAGCCAGCAGGATTTTGATCATTTTCTCATCGAACTTGACGGCACGGAAAATAAATCCCGCCTGGGCGCCAACGCAATACTTGCCGCTTCCATCGCCTATGCCCGCGCATCCGCTCATTCAAAGGGCATACCGCTTTACAGGCAGTTGATCGATCGGGAAGGTTATATCATGCCGGTCCCCTGTATGAATGTCATCAATGGCGGTAGGCATGCGGATAATAACCTCGACTTCCAGGAGTTCATGATCGCACCGCATAATGCGCCTTCATTTAAGGAAAGCATCCGCATGGGCGAAGAAGTATTTCACGCGCTGCGCACCTTGTTGAAAAGCAAAGGCTATTACACGGGTGTGGGTGACGAGGGCGGTTTTGCACCAAACTTGAAATCGAATGACGAAGCGATGGACGTTATTCTGGAAGCCATCCATAAGGCCGGTTACCAGCCCGGTAATGACATTTCTGTTTGCATCGACCCGGCCACCAGTGAAATGTGGCGGAACGGGCGCTATGTATTTTATAAGAGCGATCAGCGAAGCGTAAGCAGCGAAGAACTGATCGCACTTTGGGATAAATGGATCAAACAATATCCTATCGTGCTGATCGAAGACGGTTTGGGAGAAAATGACTGGCAGGGCTGGAAAAAAATGACCGCTGCATTGGGCAGCAAGATCGAATTGGTAGGCGATGATATATTCTGCACCAACCCAGCCATTATTGCGGAAGGAATCAAGGAAGGGATTGGGAACAGCGTACTGATCAAACTTAACCAGATCGGTACCATTACGGAGACATTGGAAGCGGTCAGGTTAGCCCAGGAACATAACTACAATTGCTTCATCTCACACCGGAGCGGTGAAACCGAAGACACCACGATCGCCGACCTGGTGGTGGCCACTAACGCCGGACACATCAAGACAGGTAGCGGCTGCCGTTCGGAAAGGATAGCCAAATTCAATCAGCTTTTACGCATCGAAGAAGAATTGGGGAACAATACAAGCTTTGCTGGTCTAAAAACTTTTAAAGTATGAAAACAGTACACCCGTGGCATGATATAGAACCGGGTCCGCAAGCTCCGGAAATTGTCAAAGCGGTCATCGAGATCGCCAAAGGCAGTAAGTTAAAATATGAACTGGACAAACCGACCGGGTTGCTGACGCTTGACCGGGTACTATTTTCTGCCGTACATTACCCGGCAAATTACGGACTGATACCGCAAACCTATTATTTGGACCATGATCCGCTGGATATCATCGTGATATGCTCGGAAGCGCTCGAACCGCTTTCCCTGATTAATGTCCGCGTTATCGGGGTGATGCACATGGAAGACACCGGTGATCCGGATGACAAGATCATTGGCGTGGCAGCGAACGATGTTTCGCTGGATTATATCCATGACATTGCCGAATTGCCGCCGCACACCGTACATGAGTTGCAGAACTTCTTTGAGGACTACAAAAAGCTGGAAAACAAGAGAGTTGATGTGTTAGGCTTTAAAGGAAAAGAGACGGCATTTACCATTATTAGTGAAAGTATACAACGATACAACGAAGAAATTAAACCCACCTTACCAACCGATAAACTATGAATGAAAACCCTGTAAATAACGAGTCGATCAGCTTAAAAGAACATTATGCGATCTTAAAGCATCTGTTTAAATGGGCAGCGCTGGTAATTCCCATTGCCTTAGTGATCGGCAGCATCATCGCATTTTTTTTGTGGCTGTTAGGCGCAGCTATCCATTTCAGATTCGCGCATTTCTGGCTATTGTTTTTGTTGCCGCTGGCGGGTGTCCTTATCCATTTTATTTACCAGTCAATCGGCAAGTCATCCGAAAAAGGCAATAACCTGATCATGGAGCAGATACACGAAGCAGGCGGCGGTGTCCCCAAACGCATGGCGCCGATCATCCTTATTACTACTGTGATCACGCATTTATTCGGTGGTTCTGCCGGACGTGAAGGTACAGCGGTACAGATCGGCGGCAGCATCGCCTCCATGTTTGGCGGCTGGTTTAAGTTAAAAGGATTGAATATGCGGATGGTGTTAACCGCCGGGGTAGCGGCGGGGTTTGGCGCTGTATTCGGCACACCACTCACCGGAGCTATCTTTGCAATGGAAGTATTGACTATCGGTAAAATACAATATGATGCCTTGTTACCCGCGCTGATCGCGGCTATCATAGGTGATATGACGGTTGCTGCATGGCATGTTTCGCATGTGCATTACCATATCGAAGCATTGCCAGCTTATCAGCCGCTCATGGTGTCTGATCTTTTTCATTTCGATCTGCTGTTATTGCTCAAAGTGATCGTAGCCTCTGCTGCATTCGGTCTCGCAAGTTACCTGTTCGCGGGTATGGTACATGAGATCAAAACCGTCTGCGGGAAAATATTTAAGCATAAGTGGATGATACCTGTGTTTGGCGGACTGCTGATCATCGGCCTTTATTTCCTGAACGGGAAACCGGATTATCTGAGCCTCGGGGTTGATGCGGAACATCCCGGTGCAGTTACCATACCATCGGCCTTTCAAGTTGGCGGTGCAGATACCTGGAGTTGGTTATGGAAAACCATTTACACCACTGTAACATTGGGAACGGGTTTTAAAGGCGGTGAAGTGACACCACTGTTTTATATCGGTGCCACTTTAGGTAATACGCTATCCGGACTTTTAAATGCACCGGTAAGCTTATTTGCAGCATTGGGATTTATTGCCGTTTTTGCAGGTGCCACCAATACGCCGCTAGCGTGCACGTTCATGGGCATTGAGTTATTCGGCGGTGAACATGCTTTGCTTTTTGCGGTGGCTTGTTTTACGGCTTATTTTTTTAGCGGGCATTCCGGTATTTATAGCGCCCAGCGAATAGCTGTGCCAAAAATATTTGATGACGAATATGCGGACGAAGCAACTTTGTCGGAATCCATGAAACGGCGGGGCTATTTTCACCAGAAATTAAACAAATACAGCCCACGGATAAAACGGAAAAATCATGAATAAGATTTTTGAGATCAATGAACGATCTTTAGGAAAACTACAGATCTATGTCAGGCCACAGGAGAAAATCGAAGCCCGGAACCTGCTGCACAGCTTACGTTCCCGGCAGTTGTACCGGGAATTGGTGAAGTATGCCAAGCATGATCATCTGATGAACGCATCCGTATTTCAAACGCATCATGGTTATTCCATGCACGGTAAGATCAGTTCCACTCATGTGGAACTGCCTGATCAGACCCTTTACCTTTGCATTGAACTGATCGACGAAAAGCAAAAGCTGGAGGACTATTGCCGAAAGCACGGCGAATTATTAAAAGGAAAAATGATCGTTTACCGCCCGGTAGAATTTTGGGAAATAAAAAGTTAGCCATGAAAGCAGTATGGATTATCTTCTTAGGCGGCGGCCTTGGCAGCGTGTGCAGGTACTTGGTTAACCGATGGGTAACCGGGATAGTGACTTCGGCCTTTCCTTACGGGACATTCCTGGTGAACATAACGGGTTGTTTTTTGATCGGCTTTCTGGTTTTTTATTCGGCAAAATTCGGCACGTATTCGCTTAACTGGCGGCTGTTCCTGGTCACCGGGATTTGCGGTGGTTACACCACCTTCTCTTCGTTCTCATTTGAAAATGTGCAACTGATCAGCGATCATCAATTATTTACGGCAATTCTTTATGCCTTTGGCAGTATCGTACTGGGTTTTTTGGCAACATATATGGGCATTTTGACAGCCAGAAGTTTTTAAACAATGAATTATGAAAAAGGACAGGATCTTAATTGTGGGTGACGACAGCCCGTCATCTCTTAAAGCCATCAGGTATGGTTATGAATTGGCTGCAAAACTGAATGCTAAGGTTGCCTTGGCCGGTGTGGTAGATGAGGCTTTAGCTGAAGGTAATGTGGACGCTGGTGTCTTTCCAGATCAGGCAGCTCATGATCTTAAGAAAAGTACTAAAGACTTTTTGTCGCACATGAAAGAAGACTATGGAAAAGATATCGACACGGAGTTTTTTACGCCTGAAGGCGAAGTCAAAGAAACCATACTGAATTTAGCCAAAGAATGGGAAGCAACGCTTATCGTGGCCGGAACGCATGGCCGGAAAGGATTGAACCGCTTACTGATGGGCAGCGTTGCAGAAGGAATTTTGAGAGATAGTAATATTCCTGTTATGGTTGTTCCAATGAAAATTTAAACAGATTACATAAAAAGCAGTCAAAATTTAATTTTATACTGAAAGAAAAAAGTCTGGAAGTAAATAGTCGAAGTATACTTTTAAAAATAATGTCAACAAACATTCAAACAAAACGTCGAATTAATAGGATCGATAAATTTAATCTAAGGCGAAAAATTAAATATCAGTCATAATTTTTAACATTTGAACAATCCGGGAATTAAGAAGCGAGAAGTATATCTGCATGGTAAAACCCCCGGAGTCGCCTTACGGCTCTGCAAAGAACGGTTTTTACAGAGCCTAATGGTATTTGTAACGTATCGGCCGTTTCCACATGAGTATATCCCTGGAAATATATGAGGTCTATGACTTTTTGTTCTTTTAAAGATAGTTGAACGCTGACATTCTTTATCGTGAAATAATCTACCTTACGATCCAAGTCGATAATGTAACCTATATCTTCGCATGCCTCTAACTCGCTGGTCTTAGCATCATTGCGATAAGATTTCGATCTGAGCCGATCAATAGCCAAATTTCGGGCAATGTTAACCATCCAGGTAAATAACCTGCCCTTTTCTGTATCATATTGATCAATGGCTTGCCATATACGTATGAAAGTTTCCTGTAAGATATCTTCGCTCAGGTGAGTATCGGAAATAATGCGAGAAATTACACCAAATAAGGCAGCACTATACATATCATAGAGGGCAGATATTCCACGATGGTTTCTTTTCTTTAAGTCTTGAATCAGCACATTCTCGGGTAGTCGGATTTTTTTGGATTTCATCAGGTGACTTTTTGCCAACTACGTAAAACGTCCCGCTATGGATTTGAAAATATAGATTTATTCCGATTATCATTACCCATACTTAATTAACTTATCTCTGAAATCATTTCAAATCGAAATTGAATAAGTCAAAGTGTTTTGTAAATTCACCTTAAATATTACTATTTCAAATAGTTATGACGGAAAATAAAAATCTGGCTGAAAAAATTAGCGAAATTCGAAATGTGATACAGATCATACAAAAGTTAATTGAAATCTGTAAAAAAAATAACGATGACTCAAATTCTGATCTTCGCAAACTTTACGAATTGCAGCAAGAATATTATGGCGAATTGAGAGTTCTTTTTGTGGCAGCTGTGGGGGATAAAAATCGCTTGATGGAACGCTTTGATGAGAGTTTATTTAGATATGAATTAACCTGGAATCTACATCTCAATACAATATTGCCAACTTCAACTTAATTGATTAGCTCCTGAATTTCTAGACGCAAGCATTTATGGATTACCAACCGTCATTTTAACAAAATTGGAGATGGTAAAGTAAGGGGAAATTATCAAAATACAGTTTTGATAATTTTCTCCGTGCCGTCAATCAGATCACAGGCTTCTTGGGTGTTAGGCATTTCCTTTTTATTCTTACAGGCCAGCATCCACAAATCATTCAGATGCTGAATATACCTCCAGGTTTCGAATGAGTATACTTCGTGCGTTTTTAAAAGATCATTGTAATCCTTAATAAACATACTTTTTTTAGGCGCTTTGATCAGGTGTTTGTTGCAAATCTGCTCAAGATGCTTTTCCAATATAATTCCGCATATCGCTCCTGAAGATCGTAGAAACTGTGATTTGGCCAGTTGGCGCGCGGTTTGAAGTTCCTGGTCCAAAAGCGTCGCCTGAATAACTTGTTGTATTTGGTAAAGAATATTATCCTGTCGCTCTAATACGCTGTTCAGAATGTTGACCTGTTGCTGAAATACAGGAATTGCATCAGGAGGACTGGCAACGACCTTTTTATCAAAACCGGCTGTAATAACAATGTTTTTCAGGTAATCCTCAATTACATAATTATCCGTT encodes:
- a CDS encoding inorganic diphosphatase, with protein sequence MKTVHPWHDIEPGPQAPEIVKAVIEIAKGSKLKYELDKPTGLLTLDRVLFSAVHYPANYGLIPQTYYLDHDPLDIIVICSEALEPLSLINVRVIGVMHMEDTGDPDDKIIGVAANDVSLDYIHDIAELPPHTVHELQNFFEDYKKLENKRVDVLGFKGKETAFTIISESIQRYNEEIKPTLPTDKL
- a CDS encoding universal stress protein, encoding MKKDRILIVGDDSPSSLKAIRYGYELAAKLNAKVALAGVVDEALAEGNVDAGVFPDQAAHDLKKSTKDFLSHMKEDYGKDIDTEFFTPEGEVKETILNLAKEWEATLIVAGTHGRKGLNRLLMGSVAEGILRDSNIPVMVVPMKI
- the crcB gene encoding fluoride efflux transporter CrcB, which translates into the protein MKAVWIIFLGGGLGSVCRYLVNRWVTGIVTSAFPYGTFLVNITGCFLIGFLVFYSAKFGTYSLNWRLFLVTGICGGYTTFSSFSFENVQLISDHQLFTAILYAFGSIVLGFLATYMGILTARSF
- a CDS encoding RNA polymerase sigma factor gives rise to the protein MKSKKIRLPENVLIQDLKKRNHRGISALYDMYSAALFGVISRIISDTHLSEDILQETFIRIWQAIDQYDTEKGRLFTWMVNIARNLAIDRLRSKSYRNDAKTSELEACEDIGYIIDLDRKVDYFTIKNVSVQLSLKEQKVIDLIYFQGYTHVETADTLQIPLGSVKTVLCRAVRRLRGFYHADILLAS
- a CDS encoding voltage-gated chloride channel family protein gives rise to the protein MNENPVNNESISLKEHYAILKHLFKWAALVIPIALVIGSIIAFFLWLLGAAIHFRFAHFWLLFLLPLAGVLIHFIYQSIGKSSEKGNNLIMEQIHEAGGGVPKRMAPIILITTVITHLFGGSAGREGTAVQIGGSIASMFGGWFKLKGLNMRMVLTAGVAAGFGAVFGTPLTGAIFAMEVLTIGKIQYDALLPALIAAIIGDMTVAAWHVSHVHYHIEALPAYQPLMVSDLFHFDLLLLLKVIVASAAFGLASYLFAGMVHEIKTVCGKIFKHKWMIPVFGGLLIIGLYFLNGKPDYLSLGVDAEHPGAVTIPSAFQVGGADTWSWLWKTIYTTVTLGTGFKGGEVTPLFYIGATLGNTLSGLLNAPVSLFAALGFIAVFAGATNTPLACTFMGIELFGGEHALLFAVACFTAYFFSGHSGIYSAQRIAVPKIFDDEYADEATLSESMKRRGYFHQKLNKYSPRIKRKNHE
- a CDS encoding DUF190 domain-containing protein, giving the protein MNKIFEINERSLGKLQIYVRPQEKIEARNLLHSLRSRQLYRELVKYAKHDHLMNASVFQTHHGYSMHGKISSTHVELPDQTLYLCIELIDEKQKLEDYCRKHGELLKGKMIVYRPVEFWEIKS
- the eno gene encoding phosphopyruvate hydratase is translated as MEIKTLKAREVLDSRGNPTVEVEIELTDGAKARGISPSGASTGEKEAVELRDNDTKRYNGKGVETAVNQLNQEVALEATAVRLESQQDFDHFLIELDGTENKSRLGANAILAASIAYARASAHSKGIPLYRQLIDREGYIMPVPCMNVINGGRHADNNLDFQEFMIAPHNAPSFKESIRMGEEVFHALRTLLKSKGYYTGVGDEGGFAPNLKSNDEAMDVILEAIHKAGYQPGNDISVCIDPATSEMWRNGRYVFYKSDQRSVSSEELIALWDKWIKQYPIVLIEDGLGENDWQGWKKMTAALGSKIELVGDDIFCTNPAIIAEGIKEGIGNSVLIKLNQIGTITETLEAVRLAQEHNYNCFISHRSGETEDTTIADLVVATNAGHIKTGSGCRSERIAKFNQLLRIEEELGNNTSFAGLKTFKV